A stretch of the Alnus glutinosa chromosome 6, dhAlnGlut1.1, whole genome shotgun sequence genome encodes the following:
- the LOC133870940 gene encoding probable trehalose-phosphate phosphatase D isoform X2, which produces MTKQNVVVSDCTSRIGMVRLTASMSSLFSTAVPEPPAALVSAWVDSIRASSPTRVKSPASLPETEEQRSWTLRHPSALQKFEQIVSAFKGKQVVMFLDYDGTLSPIVEDPDRAFMSREMREALRDVARFFPTAIVSGRCRDKVYKFVRLSELYYAGSHGMDIKGPSKRRKCNKGNQAVFFQAATEFLPMIDEVYKALLNKTNSIPGAKVENNKFCLSVHFRCVDERRWAALAGQVKLVLSAYPNLKLTQGRKVLEIRPTIKWDKGKALEFLLESLGYANSDDVLPVYIGDDRTDEDAFKVLHDRGQGLGILVSRVAKETCATYSLEEPSEVKEFLLRLVEWGRGRERLSQQQG; this is translated from the exons ATGACGAAACAGAATGTGGTGGTTTCAGATTGCACATCGCGTATCGGAATGGTTAGACTGACCGCGTCCATGTCGTCGCTCTTCTCAACGGCGGTGCCGGAACCACCGGCTGCACTTGTCAGTGCCTGGGTTGATTCAATTAGAGCTTCCTCGCCTACCCGGGTCAAATCTCCGGCTTCTCTGCCTGAAACCGAAGAGCAACGCTCTTGGACT CTCCGCCATCCATCGGCGTTACAAAAGTTCGAGCAGATAGTGTCAGCTTTCAAGGGGAAGCAGGTTGTGATGTTTCTGGATTACGACGGCACCCTCTCTCCGATTGTCGAAGATCCAGATCGAGCATTCATGTCCAGAGAG ATGAGAGAAGCTTTAAGAGATGTTGCAAGATTTTTCCCCACTGCCATAGTGAGTGGGAGATGCAGGGATAAG GTTTATAAATTTGTAAGATTATCAGAGCTTTACTATGCGGGTAGTCACGGAATGGACATCAAGGGACCATCCAAACGCCGAAAATGCAACAAA GGAAATCAAGCAGTCTTCTTCCAAGCTGCTACCGAGTTTCTACCCATGATTGATgag GTGTATAAAGCCCtgttaaataaaacaaattccATTCCAGGAGCTAAGGTGGAAAATAATAAGTTTTGCCTATCCGTACACTTCCGCTGTGTTGATGAAAGG AGATGGGCTGCATTAGCAGGTCAAGTTAAATTGGTGCTCAGTGCGTATCCAAACCTAAAACTGACTCAAGGGAGGAAG GTGTTAGAGATCCGTCCAACAATCAAATGGGACAAGGGCAAAGCCCTTGAATTCTTGTTGGAGTCACTAG gaTATGCCAATTCCGATGACGTTCTGCCGGTCTACATCGGAGACGATCGAACAGACGAGGATGCATTCAag GTTTTGCATGATAGAGGACAAGGGCTTGGGATCCTTGTTTCCAGAGTTGCAAAGGAAACATGTGCAACTTATTCCTTGGAAGAACCATCCGAG GTTAAGGAGTTTTTGCTGCGTTTGGTGGAGTGGGGTAGGGGGCGCGAAAGATTGTCACAGCAGCAAGGCTAG
- the LOC133870940 gene encoding probable trehalose-phosphate phosphatase D isoform X1 produces the protein MTKQNVVVSDCTSRIGMVRLTASMSSLFSTAVPEPPAALVSAWVDSIRASSPTRVKSPASLPETEEQRSWTLRHPSALQKFEQIVSAFKGKQVVMFLDYDGTLSPIVEDPDRAFMSREMREALRDVARFFPTAIVSGRCRDKVYKFVRLSELYYAGSHGMDIKGPSKRRKCNKVSFSEEKEEEEKTWFLVLSLCFKKFLLLIIRLIQGNQAVFFQAATEFLPMIDEVYKALLNKTNSIPGAKVENNKFCLSVHFRCVDERRWAALAGQVKLVLSAYPNLKLTQGRKVLEIRPTIKWDKGKALEFLLESLGYANSDDVLPVYIGDDRTDEDAFKVLHDRGQGLGILVSRVAKETCATYSLEEPSEVKEFLLRLVEWGRGRERLSQQQG, from the exons ATGACGAAACAGAATGTGGTGGTTTCAGATTGCACATCGCGTATCGGAATGGTTAGACTGACCGCGTCCATGTCGTCGCTCTTCTCAACGGCGGTGCCGGAACCACCGGCTGCACTTGTCAGTGCCTGGGTTGATTCAATTAGAGCTTCCTCGCCTACCCGGGTCAAATCTCCGGCTTCTCTGCCTGAAACCGAAGAGCAACGCTCTTGGACT CTCCGCCATCCATCGGCGTTACAAAAGTTCGAGCAGATAGTGTCAGCTTTCAAGGGGAAGCAGGTTGTGATGTTTCTGGATTACGACGGCACCCTCTCTCCGATTGTCGAAGATCCAGATCGAGCATTCATGTCCAGAGAG ATGAGAGAAGCTTTAAGAGATGTTGCAAGATTTTTCCCCACTGCCATAGTGAGTGGGAGATGCAGGGATAAG GTTTATAAATTTGTAAGATTATCAGAGCTTTACTATGCGGGTAGTCACGGAATGGACATCAAGGGACCATCCAAACGCCGAAAATGCAACAAAGTGAGTTTtagtgaagaaaaagaagaagaagaaaaaacttggtttcttgttctttcgctgtgttttaaaaaatttctgttATTAATTATTCGGCTGATTCAGGGAAATCAAGCAGTCTTCTTCCAAGCTGCTACCGAGTTTCTACCCATGATTGATgag GTGTATAAAGCCCtgttaaataaaacaaattccATTCCAGGAGCTAAGGTGGAAAATAATAAGTTTTGCCTATCCGTACACTTCCGCTGTGTTGATGAAAGG AGATGGGCTGCATTAGCAGGTCAAGTTAAATTGGTGCTCAGTGCGTATCCAAACCTAAAACTGACTCAAGGGAGGAAG GTGTTAGAGATCCGTCCAACAATCAAATGGGACAAGGGCAAAGCCCTTGAATTCTTGTTGGAGTCACTAG gaTATGCCAATTCCGATGACGTTCTGCCGGTCTACATCGGAGACGATCGAACAGACGAGGATGCATTCAag GTTTTGCATGATAGAGGACAAGGGCTTGGGATCCTTGTTTCCAGAGTTGCAAAGGAAACATGTGCAACTTATTCCTTGGAAGAACCATCCGAG GTTAAGGAGTTTTTGCTGCGTTTGGTGGAGTGGGGTAGGGGGCGCGAAAGATTGTCACAGCAGCAAGGCTAG
- the LOC133871629 gene encoding NDR1/HIN1-like protein 13: MAEGATPSHDHHDTPSSDQQTQAAQPASAAFHSGTYVVQVPKNQIYRVPPPENAVIAERHRNPAHNATKRPCGSCCRLSCSCVLPLLILVLVLGLIAGIFSVLLRPKDPIFKVERVAFNRLNSYPEYDIRLRAKNPNKIFGILYKKGGVASLSFRQREIAKGNYPTFYQDHNNSTVFGILFRGSNNVVLPTEIEKSMKTQKPKVQVSFSIKMDVMARMRIGLLNSGSMKLAVACDLTVDTLAKDTRILTQKCRTERRL; the protein is encoded by the coding sequence ATGGCGGAGGGGGCCACACCATCTCATGATCATCATGACACACCTTCATCTGATCAACAAACCCAAGCAGCCCAACCAGCTTCCGCAGCCTTCCACTCCGGCACCTACGTCGTCCAGGTCCCCAAAAACCAAATCTACCGCGTTCCGCCCCCTGAGAACGCCGTTATAGCCGAACGCCACCGAAACCCCGCCCACAACGCCACCAAAAGGCCGTGTGGTAGTTGTTGCCGCTTGTCATGTTCTTGTGTCTTGCCTCTCCTTATTCTAGTCCTTGTTCTTGGCTTAATAGCTGGCATTTTCTCGGTCTTGCTCAGGCCTAAGGACCCTATATTTAAAGTTGAACGTGTTGCTTTCAATCGGCTGAATTCCTATCCGGAGTATGATATCAGGTTAAGAGCCAAAAATCCGAACAAAATATTCGGCATTTTGTACAAGAAAGGTGGCGTTGCTTCCCTCTCTTTTAGGCAACGAGAAATCGCGAAAGGAAACTACCCAACTTTCTACCAAGACCATAATAATTCGACCGTTTTTGGTATACTTTTTCGTGGCTCCAACAATGTTGTGTTGCCTACGGAGATTGAGAAAAGCATGAAAACCCAAAAGCCGAAAGTTCAAGTTTCTTTCTCTATAAAGATGGATGTCATGGCACGAATGAGAATTGGGTTGTTGAACAGCGGGAGCATGAAATTGGCTGTTGCTTGCGATTTGACGGTGGATACATTGGCTAAGGATACTCGTATTCTGACACAGAAATGTCGTACGGAACGCCGGCTGTGA